GAGGTCCGGGCCGCCGGGCTCGCCTCGTTCACGAAGCTGTTCGGCGACAAGGCGGCGAACCCGCGGATGACGGCGGTCCAGCGGTGGGACAACGAGATGTGGAGCGGCGGCGGCCCGACCGGCGTCGCCCCGCCCGGCGCGCTCACCGCGTTCGGTCCGGCGCTGCGGGAGCCGTGCGGCCCGATCCACTGGGCGGGAACCGAGACCTCCGACTACTGGACCGGCTACATGGACGGAGCGGTCCGCTCCGGCGAGCGGGTCGCCAAGGAGGTCGATGCCGCTCTCTGAGACCGCTCTCCGAGGCCGGCCGCCGGGTCCGGCCGCCGCGGCGCGGCGGCCGGGCCCCGTCCCGGAACCCCGGGTCCCGCGGCCGATGACCGATGGCCGGGGACGTGGCCGTGAGCCGGCGGCTAGAGGTCGGCGGCCATCTCCTTGATCTTCTCGATGAGGGCGAGGCGGCCCTTGTGGTCGCCCGCGATCGGGGTGACGTTCAGCGTGGTGACGCCGGACTCCTTCATCGCGGCGAGCCGCTCGCGGACGTGGCCCTCGGGGCCGATGAGCGACATCTTCTCCAGCAGCTCGTGCGGGACCTTGGCGGCGGCCTCGTCCTTCTTGCCGTCCAGGTAGAGGTCCTGGATCTCCTCGGCCTCCTTCTCGAAGCCGTACCGGCGGGCGAGGTCGTTGTAGAAGTTCTTGCCCTTGGCGCCCATGCCGCCGATGTACAGCGCGGCCATCGGGCGGCCGAACTCCAGGTAGCCCTGCACGTCGTCGCCGATGGCGAGCGGGGACTGGCCGACGACGTCGAGCTCGCCCAGCGCGGGGTCGCGCTTGGCCTTCCCCGAGGCCAGGGAGGGGCCCCACACGTCCGCGGCCTTCTCCGGCATGTAGAAGATCGGCTCCCAGGCGTCGGCGATCTCGGCGGTCAGCTCGACGTTCTTCGGGCCGATCGCGGCGACCATGATGGGGATGCTCTCGCGCACCGGGTGGTTGATGAGCTTGAGGGCCTTGCCGAGGCCGGTGCCCTGCCCCTCGGGCAGCGGCAGCTTGTAGTACTTGCCGTCGTACTGGACGCGCTCGCGCCGCCACACCTTGCGGCAGATGTCGATGACCTCGCGGGTGCGGCCGAGCGGCGCGGTGTAGGGCACGCCGTGGAAGCCCTCGATGACCTGCGGCCCGGACGCGCCGATGCCGAGCGTGAACCGCCCGCCGGAGACGTAGTCCAGGCCCGCGGCGGTCTGCGCGAGCGCGGTCGGCGTGCGGGAGTAGATGTTGAGGATGCCGGAGGCGATCTCCAGCCGCTCGGTCTTGGCGGCGATGTAGCCCATCTGGCTCACCGCGTCGAAGCTGTACGCCTCCGCGACGTAGACGATGTCGAGGCCGGCCTTCTCGTAGTCGGACAGCTCCTCGACGGTCTCCTTGAAACCTCCGGAGTAGCTGAGCGCCATCCCGATGCGCATCGGCGTCCCTTCCCGTAAACCGAATCCGATTCAGATCGAACGTAACCTACTGCCCGGGCGCGGGGGCGTGGGGTCGCCCGAACGCGACCACCGCGGCCGGGGTCACCCGAAGACGGGACCGTTGAGCGCGTCCAGCGTCTCCCGGTACAGCTCCCTGCGGATCTTCCCCACGGACTCGCCGTTCTTGCCCGCCATCGAGGCCGCCCACGCGACGGCCGCGGGCAGCACCTCCTCCTCGGCGGCGGTCCGCTGGACGATCCCCGCCTCCACCGCCTCCTCGGCGGTGTACCGGCGGCCGGTGATCATCGCCTCGTGCGCGGTGCGCCTGGGCAGCCGCGCCCGGATCAGCGCGCTCATGCCGGGGGTGAAGCTCATGCCGAGGTCGACCTCGGGGAGGCAGAAGTAGCCCCGGCCGGTCCGCATGACGGCGAAGTCGTGGGCGAGGGCGAGCATCGCGCCTCCC
The sequence above is drawn from the Actinomadura hallensis genome and encodes:
- a CDS encoding LLM class F420-dependent oxidoreductase, encoding MRIGMALSYSGGFKETVEELSDYEKAGLDIVYVAEAYSFDAVSQMGYIAAKTERLEIASGILNIYSRTPTALAQTAAGLDYVSGGRFTLGIGASGPQVIEGFHGVPYTAPLGRTREVIDICRKVWRRERVQYDGKYYKLPLPEGQGTGLGKALKLINHPVRESIPIMVAAIGPKNVELTAEIADAWEPIFYMPEKAADVWGPSLASGKAKRDPALGELDVVGQSPLAIGDDVQGYLEFGRPMAALYIGGMGAKGKNFYNDLARRYGFEKEAEEIQDLYLDGKKDEAAAKVPHELLEKMSLIGPEGHVRERLAAMKESGVTTLNVTPIAGDHKGRLALIEKIKEMAADL
- a CDS encoding enoyl-CoA hydratase-related protein, with product MIDLRRDGDVFVLRFDAGENRFGPGFLDAAEDALGTLEKNEGPAALVTVGTGKFYSNGLDLDWLGANRDRFEEYLGRVHGVYARLLSLPMPTAAAVNGHAFAGGAMLALAHDFAVMRTGRGYFCLPEVDLGMSFTPGMSALIRARLPRRTAHEAMITGRRYTAEEAVEAGIVQRTAAEEEVLPAAVAWAASMAGKNGESVGKIRRELYRETLDALNGPVFG